One region of Hoeflea sp. 108 genomic DNA includes:
- a CDS encoding ABC transporter permease, with the protein MIAYIARRLVQAFFLLIGVSLITFIILYLLPADPVRQIAGRSATPATVESIRQQLGLDQPFVVQYWRYLTNLLSGDLGRSYLQRSEVSTLIASRLPASLLLMVGAIACEVVIGSIMGMVAAVRRGSATDQSLMVASFIGVSAPQFVVGLLLLYVFAVKLSWFPIGGYGTWQHLVLPSLTLGLLGAGWYSRMMRSSMIDVLRQDYIRTARAKGLKARAVLFGHALPNAVLPIIAMIGIDIGLFMSGIVVVESVFGWPGIGQLAWQAIQRVDIPIIMGVTIVSACAIIIGNLLADLVAPFIDPRIKLR; encoded by the coding sequence ATGATCGCCTACATCGCGCGCCGGCTGGTGCAGGCCTTCTTCCTTCTGATCGGCGTTTCGTTGATCACCTTCATTATCCTCTATCTGCTGCCCGCCGATCCGGTCAGGCAGATCGCCGGACGCAGCGCCACGCCCGCGACCGTCGAAAGCATTCGCCAGCAGCTCGGCCTCGACCAGCCCTTTGTCGTGCAATACTGGCGCTATCTGACCAATCTGCTGTCGGGAGATCTTGGCCGGTCGTACCTGCAGCGCTCTGAGGTCAGCACGCTGATCGCCTCGCGCCTGCCCGCCAGCTTGCTCTTGATGGTGGGCGCGATAGCTTGCGAGGTGGTGATCGGCTCGATCATGGGCATGGTGGCAGCCGTTCGTCGCGGCAGCGCCACCGACCAGTCGCTGATGGTCGCCTCCTTCATCGGCGTATCGGCGCCGCAGTTCGTGGTCGGCCTGCTTTTGCTCTATGTCTTTGCCGTAAAGCTCAGCTGGTTTCCGATCGGCGGCTACGGCACGTGGCAGCACCTCGTCCTGCCGTCGCTGACGCTCGGTCTTCTTGGCGCCGGCTGGTACTCGCGCATGATGCGCTCGTCGATGATCGACGTGCTGCGCCAGGACTACATCCGTACGGCGAGGGCCAAGGGCCTGAAGGCGCGCGCGGTCCTGTTCGGCCATGCATTGCCCAACGCGGTTCTGCCGATCATTGCCATGATCGGCATCGACATCGGCCTGTTCATGAGCGGCATCGTCGTGGTCGAAAGCGTCTTCGGCTGGCCGGGCATCGGCCAGCTTGCTTGGCAGGCCATCCAGCGCGTCGACATCCCGATCATCATGGGCGTCACCATCGTCTCGGCCTGCGCCATCATCATCGGAAATCTTCTGGCCGACCTGGTCGCGCCGTTCATCGATCCCCGCATCAAGCTGCGGTGA